The Mercurialis annua linkage group LG7, ddMerAnnu1.2, whole genome shotgun sequence genome includes the window ACTCACGCAACAGCCGAAATGGCAGCTCGAGCTCACGACGTTGCTGCTTTAGCACTCAGAGGACGGTCGGCTTGCTTGAATTTTGCTGACTCGTCGTGGCGGCTGCCAATTCCTACTTCGGGTGATTCTAAAGATATTCAAAAGGCCGCGGCCGAAGCAGCAAAGGCGTTTGAGCCAAAGGAGATGAAAGAAGACGAGTCCGAACATGAAAATAACTCGGGTGTATCGGAAAATGTGGTTTATTTGGACGAAGAGGCATTTTTTAGAATGCCGGGATTGTTAGTAGATATGGCGGAAGCAATGCTACTGTCTCCGCCGCCGTGCCTAGCGGATAACAGGGAGGAGGTAGAAACATATGCAGCGGATGTATCATTATGGAGTTTTTCCATATAATTGTTGTATTACAAGTTCACTGTACAGTACTCAAATTTTTGAATAGTATGCCAACAAGATAGTCCAAATTTCCAATTGTGTGGCTACTACAGTCTGCTGAATACATGGCGTCAATTCTTGCAAGCCTCACTATAAGCCAAGCCCCTATATTTGTTCAAAGATATTTATCATTAACACTGTTAGTGACGTGTCATCCCACTTGGACACCTACTAGACGTAACGTCTAGTCACACTAACCACATCACTGTCATATCACACGTTATATAAGTGCCACGTTGCATCATTAAAAACACCAGAATCACCCTCATACTTTCCTTTGCCATCTATTTTTTCATTAACACTGTTAGTTTTAGTGGTGTGTCATCAAAATCACCCTCACACTTTCCTTTTCTTCATACCCATCCTTGCATTATCCTAACGACCAAAACTACTAACCACCGCACTATCAACCACCGCTACTCATTaccgttaatttaatttttataatttttaaaaataatcgaaaattgtaatttatatctatatgaaaatatataaactatGTTTACAtttaatgatataattttattatttaataataataaaattaattaatcttaataaaattttatatttaaaataaaaaatatgattaaacaAATGCTATATTTATTCAATAatatatgtaattt containing:
- the LOC126656690 gene encoding dehydration-responsive element-binding protein 1A-like, with protein sequence MSYVINFIYQILKMDQSFWSSSSLDFLNIASSSSDEEQHLLASSNPKKRAGRKKFRETRHPVFRGVRLRDSGKWVCEVREPNKKTRIWLGTHATAEMAARAHDVAALALRGRSACLNFADSSWRLPIPTSGDSKDIQKAAAEAAKAFEPKEMKEDESEHENNSGVSENVVYLDEEAFFRMPGLLVDMAEAMLLSPPPCLADNREEVETYAADVSLWSFSI